The genomic stretch CTCTTGAAACCTTGAAAACCTTTCAAACGATTTTGCAAGGTTATGTCACCAACGTTGGTATTCGAGCGTGATTGAAGACGTGAATGTATATTTACACGTTATCGTGGTGTTGTGATCAATGCCTTACTTTTTGCCAAGCAAATATTTATAAAGATAGGATTACTTATTTCTCAGATTCTCGTGAGAGAGGCACTGTGGCAGTAATGAACCATAGCAGGGAAAAAGAGGGAATTCAATGAACCGTTTTTTAGGAACGCTCCAGCATTTTCTTCGAGTTTCTTCGTTAAAATTGTCACTGCTTTTCTTCCTAGTCCTTTCTTCCTATAATATGATTTTTACCTTAAGTTTTCAAGAAGGCACTTTTTTCCATATGCTGATTGGATTGGTTTCATTACCCTTTTTCCCAATCCTTTTTGTGATTTATGAGATTGTCAAGCTCCTTCCCTGTGATACCTTTGAAGTGTTGGGAGTTTGTGCAACGGCAGCTTCAACAACACGTTTTATCATCATCCTTTTCCTTTCCTATCTTGGAGCATGTTTTATAGCGCTCCTTTGGGAAAAATGGAAAGCACTACAGCCAGATAAAACAAAAGTACTCCAAGGTCCTGAGGATCAAAGCCATGCACGTAGTGTCTTTATTGTGCAGATACTCTTAATGTACGTTGCTGCAGCACTTTTTATTTCAGTGGTTTATACACTAGAACAATTACTTTAAGGAAACGAATGATCCGATCCATTAATAAGATTGCGAGTTGAGGTTGTAATGTTAACTGACGACCTTATTGCCTATGTCAAGGCACAAAAGGAGCAAGGAAAGACAAAAGAACATATACTCTGTGAAGGACTTGACAAGGGCTTTCATGAGCAGGAGTTGGAAGAAGCTTGTGATTACTTACGTTGGCGTTCTGCAAATCCAAAACTTCAGGATACTTCATTTGTTCAGCGTACGGTTATGGCAGTAGCACTTCCTATCCGTGCTCTTCCAGATCGTCCTCTCTTAAGAAAACTTTTGGGAGGTTCATATCCAAAAATTCGACCATATCTCACAACCCTTGTTTTTATCGAGCTTTTTGTTATTGTTCTTGGCGTTCTTGCCTTACTGAGCATCCAACTCGCCATTCCTTACCGAACTACTTCTCTTGATTCTCGGTCTCAAGTTTCGCTCGATGATGACAGCCCATTATCAGGGAGTGCGTATCAAACCCTTCTTCGTGAAGAAAAAACCTGTGGCAATGGTATCCTTGACTCTGGAGAGGTATGTGATCTCGCAATAACAGACACTTGTGGAACCTGTGATGATCAGAATGCATGCACGGTAAATGTTAAGAGAGGAACAGACTGCCAGACAACATGTACTTTTGAAGCCATTACCACCTGTACCTCAAATGATGGATGCTGCCCTGAAGGATGCTCAACCATTGATAATGATTGCGTAACAAAACAATGCACTACTAATAATCAATGTGATGATGCAAATTCCTGTACCATTGATCAGTGTTTGTCTTCTCAAATCTGTTGGTATAACCCAATTACCCAATGTGTTACTGGTGATGGTTGTTGTGCTTCAGGGTGTCATGGATTAACAGATGCAGACTGTAGTAAAAAGATGTCGTGATCCTCACAAATTTCCCGTAATGAAACTTGTTGAGAAAGATGTGAAATAACTCCATCAAGATGGAGTCTACCAAACTCTGCTAATAGTTCATCAATGTCATCTTCTCTCATTAAGTCTACAATGCTATCTGCCATAACCCTATCTCTCTTATCTACCAAAGATGTTCTATACGAAAAATTTGCAAATTGACTTGGATCATAGGGTGTTTCGTTTTTTCCTCCATAATATGCTAATGGGGCAGTTAATGGAGAAAAAAAGCATTGAGCAAAGTATTTTATTCTTTCCCCAGTAGACATATTCGTAAATGGATCATCTGCTTTTTCTAAAGCATGAACATTGTAGCCTCTTTCTTCAGCAATATCTCTAATCGAATCATACCATCTTCCATTTCCTAAATGTTGATAAAACAACGTTATTTCAAGAGGTTTAAAACATGCTAACGCATAAAGTAGATTTCCAAATGACATATTCTGTAAATGACCACTTCCTGATTCCTCTGCAAAGTGTTGATGTTCATCAACCAGCTTCTGTGCCATTTCATATTCTGTTTTGTTATAATCATGATTTTCCCCAACCAGTGTTAACTCTTTCTCCTCGCCATCAATATCAATGTGGTATCTCCTTACTTCAAGATATTGGACAGTTTTTCCTTGTTCTATTCTTAGGGAATTATATCTAACGAAATCATAACCAACATGAGCAGATACTGCTACATATGAAGCTACGTACAGTCCGATTCCCTGTTTCCATACAATGTTCGCAATCTTTTTAACGTCTATGTTCACATTATTAACCTCACATTATACCCTTATTCTAGAGCCGGATTTTTTCTTCTCGCTACGACAATATGGTTAGTTTCATTGTAACTTACGACATATCCTCTCTCAATAAGTTTCATGACTCTATTTAAATCAACAATCCTAGCTCCTAATTGTACGTCAATAGCAGTTGCTGCTATTCTTTCTAATTCCTGTTCAGTCATTCCTAGCGAGTCGCGTGCAAAGTTACTCAAAAGATCACAGTCAACACCTTGTCGCGGTGCATTAATATTGGCATCATAATTTTGATTCATCTTTCTCACATACCAGTTGCACAAGAGATTCTGTGATCGTGAAGGTGTAGGAGAAATAGTCTCATGGCAACAACCTTTTCCCGCTATCATCGGGACGTCATGTTCTGTTCCATACTGAATAACTTTATCTGCAAGTGTTCCACAAGCCTTGTGAAAGGTCACTACATCAAATGCACGAGTTCCCCATCTGAATCGGTAAACGTCTCGTTCAAGAAAATGTACTCGTGAATTTCTTTCTCCTCTGGCTCTTTTTTTTGCTTTTGCAATGTACTTCTGGATATCATCAAATCCATAGACTTCTACTTCAGGAAAAAGCTCTGCTATTTTTAATGTTCCTTTTCCTGATCCACAACAAAAATCAGCAAGATAAGTGGGAACCATTTGTTGTTCTCTAGCTCCTTGTTCAAGTCCTTCCAAGAGTGGATGATTTCCTTCCCAAAACTCTCGATATGTTGCTCGAGAAAGTTCTCTAACAAAGCCGCCATAGTCCCGTGGGAAATGATAGTTAACTCTCCGCATCTCTGCCAAGCCTGTTTCCAGGTCAGCTCTTACTGCCTCCTCGCGTTGTGGTATTAACGGTAGCCGTCCCATACTCTGGCAAACCTTGTATGCTTTATAAACGTTTATAGTGTAACTTTTTGACTAGCACAAACTATTTAAATCGCAACTCTTTTTACTTTCGAATGATCTTTGTCCTTCAAGAACTCATTGACATGCTGATTATGATTGCCTTTATTGGCTTTATTTTCAGCGATCTCTTTAAGCCTGCACGACAACTGATTGATCAAACTGCTGTATCCTCAGGATTTGACTGGCATGATTTTTTCTTTGGTTGTGCTGTAGCCGCACCAGCTATTGTTTTTCATGAACTTGCACATAAGTTCGTTGCCCTGAGTTATGGAGTTCAAGCAACCTTTCATGCGGCCTATCTTTGGCTTTTGGTTGGATTAGTTCTCAAATTATTACATGTTGGGTTTATTTTCTTTGTTCCCGGCTACGTCAGTTATTATACTGCCGGGTTAAGTTCATTAAATGTATCTGTCATTGCCTTTGCAGGGCCTTTTATGAACCTTGTCTTATGGCTCGGTTCATGGTTCATGATTAAACAACGTTTAGTGAAAAAGAAAAAGACCTTGCTTCTTATGCATGCAACAAAACAGATTAATATGTTTTTGTTCTTCTTCAATATGCTCCCCATTCCACCATTTGATGGCTATCAAGTCTTTGCCGGATTGTTTAAACTATTTTTTTGATCAAAGTTTATTTGATCCTAGAGATACTTTACCGTAAATACCCTGACTTGTAAATACCATAAATTTCCGCAAACATATCCACTAACCTTTGTTGATCATAGTTCTGTAATAATCTTGTTATCCCGGATCCATCCTGAAATTTCTCTTTTGTTGTACCCTCAATGAATCCATCAAGGTCTTCTCCCACAAACATTGCATGAACAAGATGCTGTTTGATGGTGTCATAGCTCGTTATATGTGGTATTCTAGTCATTACTCTTGCGATTTCTCTGGTAAAGTAGGGAGATTCTAACCGTATGCCATACTGTGCAAACATCTTTCCCATACGAGCCGTAGCATGCTTTGCTAATCCACCACGGCCTAATTCTCGATCCAATTTCTTTACCCCAAAGGTCAAGGCCTCTCGAAAATGAACATCTCCTTTATCTTCAGTACCATATCCTGAATCCCGTGGATTAAGCCCATAATCATTGATCATTTCATTAGGCCCTTCACCGCAGAAAACCGTTGTTATGCCCTCAGCTTGAATAGCTCGGCCTATCAGGGACATTGCTACGGCACAAAACATATTGTCTTTCTTTGGATTTCCGCTTACTTTTAATGATTCTCGTACGACATTCTCCAACACTATGCCCTCAGCGATTCTTTTTGTATACTGTTGTTCTCTTTCTGGATTGTATCTTTCCAGAGTTATTGTTATGCCTGTTTCATCCTCGCTTACCTTGACTTCTGTTAGATCAAGATAAAATCGTTTGGCAAGTTCTCTGCTTCTTACCACGTCTGGGTTATCGTCATCAACTTTTAAGGTGTATGCAATAATTCTTTTCTGTCGTGTTTGATCCCTTTCCTGTTCCCTAACTTGGGAAAGCACGTAACCAATGCTCATACTGTCGAGCCCACCTGAAAGCAGTAATCCAATATGAGTGTCATCAATTGTTGCCATTCTTTCTGCCACTGATCTATCTAAGAGTCTTCGTACTTTCTTTCCTACGTCAGCAATGTTCCTATAATCGATAGAGTCTGAGGATAAGGTTGGTGGATCATACTTCTCCAATGTTGGTCCTCTTTCTTCATCGAGTGGCGAGGCTGAAGCAAAGGTGGCATTATTGACCGTAACTCGGGTATTGTTTGATACTGCCCGTACCCATTCCCAGCTAAACACCCTTTCCTTCTTCTCCAAATAATCCTTGAGATCTGCAATATTGTGACCAACAATAAGCTCACCTGCATTTATGTCAATATAATAGTGAAGGGGATTCTCTCCAAGAAAGTCTCGTTCAAGGACTACGTTGTTTCTGGTTTCTTTCATTGTTGAGAAGCGATACCCAACACTGGGGAATATACCCTTTTGTCGAATATCAATTACTCTAAAGGATTGGGCCATATTACTCCTTTGAAGTTACACTGACTATATTAAACTATTTCCTATTTTTTTTTACAAAATCGTTAAATTTATATTAAAAAAGCGATTTATTATAGTTATGTCCCTCTCGCTTGATGTGAAAAATAGAAAGATCCTCTACGAGCTCGATATCAATTCCCGACAATCAAACTCTGAAATCGCTAAAAAAGTAGGGCTTTCCAAACAGGTTGTTGGTTTCAGAATTAAACGACTTATCAAAGAAAAACTCATTTCTTTTTTTTATTCCGTCATAGACATTTCAAAACTTGGATTTACCGTTCATAAAAACTTTCTTAGACTCCAAAACCTTGACAAAGGAAAAGAAAAAGAATTACTTGCATTTTTAGTCAATCATCAGAATGTTGTTTGGGTTGCTCATTGTGATGGGAGGTTTGATCTTGCCT from Candidatus Woesearchaeota archaeon encodes the following:
- a CDS encoding methyltransferase domain-containing protein, which translates into the protein MGRLPLIPQREEAVRADLETGLAEMRRVNYHFPRDYGGFVRELSRATYREFWEGNHPLLEGLEQGAREQQMVPTYLADFCCGSGKGTLKIAELFPEVEVYGFDDIQKYIAKAKKRARGERNSRVHFLERDVYRFRWGTRAFDVVTFHKACGTLADKVIQYGTEHDVPMIAGKGCCHETISPTPSRSQNLLCNWYVRKMNQNYDANINAPRQGVDCDLLSNFARDSLGMTEQELERIAATAIDVQLGARIVDLNRVMKLIERGYVVSYNETNHIVVARRKNPALE
- a CDS encoding M50 family metallopeptidase, whose product is MIFVLQELIDMLIMIAFIGFIFSDLFKPARQLIDQTAVSSGFDWHDFFFGCAVAAPAIVFHELAHKFVALSYGVQATFHAAYLWLLVGLVLKLLHVGFIFFVPGYVSYYTAGLSSLNVSVIAFAGPFMNLVLWLGSWFMIKQRLVKKKKTLLLMHATKQINMFLFFFNMLPIPPFDGYQVFAGLFKLFF
- a CDS encoding asparagine synthase produces the protein MAQSFRVIDIRQKGIFPSVGYRFSTMKETRNNVVLERDFLGENPLHYYIDINAGELIVGHNIADLKDYLEKKERVFSWEWVRAVSNNTRVTVNNATFASASPLDEERGPTLEKYDPPTLSSDSIDYRNIADVGKKVRRLLDRSVAERMATIDDTHIGLLLSGGLDSMSIGYVLSQVREQERDQTRQKRIIAYTLKVDDDNPDVVRSRELAKRFYLDLTEVKVSEDETGITITLERYNPEREQQYTKRIAEGIVLENVVRESLKVSGNPKKDNMFCAVAMSLIGRAIQAEGITTVFCGEGPNEMINDYGLNPRDSGYGTEDKGDVHFREALTFGVKKLDRELGRGGLAKHATARMGKMFAQYGIRLESPYFTREIARVMTRIPHITSYDTIKQHLVHAMFVGEDLDGFIEGTTKEKFQDGSGITRLLQNYDQQRLVDMFAEIYGIYKSGYLR